The following coding sequences are from one uncultured Desulfobacter sp. window:
- a CDS encoding type III pantothenate kinase — translation MLLVIDVGNTNTVIGVYEDDVLKQDWRIRTIRETTADEFNILARALFADKRIQLTDIKKVVISSVVPSSVRILNAFCVRYLGITPLWINAASVKGLMPILYSNPNEVGADRIVNAVAAYEKYKKALIVIDFGTATTFDAISEKGEYLGGAICPGVMISSEALFHRASRLPRVEMLKAPERVIGDDTIESIKSGIIFGNGAMVDGMVERMKQEMHTTPMIIATGGLSPLIAEVSNAIETVDLALTLDGLRIIGRTL, via the coding sequence ATGCTGCTGGTAATTGATGTGGGCAATACAAATACGGTGATCGGTGTCTATGAAGACGATGTGTTAAAGCAGGACTGGCGCATCAGAACCATCCGAGAGACCACGGCGGATGAATTTAATATCCTGGCCCGGGCGCTGTTTGCCGACAAACGCATTCAGCTCACCGACATTAAAAAAGTCGTTATCTCCTCGGTGGTACCGTCTTCCGTGAGGATTTTAAACGCCTTTTGCGTCCGTTATCTGGGTATTACGCCATTGTGGATCAATGCGGCGTCCGTAAAAGGGCTGATGCCCATTCTCTATTCCAATCCCAATGAGGTGGGTGCCGACCGCATTGTCAATGCTGTGGCCGCCTATGAAAAATATAAAAAGGCATTGATTGTCATTGATTTCGGAACCGCCACCACCTTTGACGCCATCTCGGAAAAAGGCGAATATTTAGGCGGTGCCATCTGCCCCGGCGTGATGATCTCATCCGAAGCCCTGTTCCACAGAGCCTCACGCCTGCCCCGGGTGGAAATGCTCAAAGCACCGGAAAGGGTGATCGGAGATGACACCATTGAAAGCATCAAGTCCGGAATCATTTTCGGAAATGGCGCCATGGTGGACGGTATGGTGGAGCGGATGAAACAGGAAATGCACACCACGCCCATGATCATTGCCACGGGCGGACTTTCTCCGCTCATCGCCGAAGTGTCCAATGCCATCGAAACCGTGGATCTGGCCCTGACTCTGGACGGTCTTAGAATCATCGGCCGGACGTTGTAA
- a CDS encoding CdaR family protein, with protein sequence MCKHRRISSLLRMALPMAMAAAAFTIIIFTACTQEPRETNLLLPVDYANVPDDMILTNFHTDKIEVRIKCRPRHIENLSQKNLVYPADIYTDLAFDPAGGTDAIEPGRYLLPVDKTRIPLGRFASIVNITPSYLNIRLEKKVTRVFKVTVPAIGKPAKGYMALSPVCEPATVALTGAQSLINRIEHLSTKPVDLTNADENFKKEVPLDLGQSEHFTAARSLFVVSVRIQPLTGTRTIERIPIEIQNRPGEKVIIEPSTIAVELKGPQKKLNNTTLISKIYAFMDLDGLTPGVYARHAYIDIPVELVMTNASPRVFTVKIE encoded by the coding sequence ATGTGTAAGCACCGACGGATATCTTCCCTTTTACGCATGGCCCTCCCCATGGCCATGGCGGCTGCCGCCTTCACCATCATCATTTTCACTGCCTGCACCCAGGAACCCCGGGAAACAAACCTGCTTCTGCCCGTGGATTATGCCAATGTCCCAGATGATATGATTTTGACCAATTTCCACACGGACAAAATTGAAGTCAGGATCAAATGCAGGCCCAGGCACATTGAAAACCTGTCCCAAAAAAACCTGGTCTATCCCGCGGACATCTATACAGACCTGGCCTTTGACCCGGCAGGGGGAACGGATGCCATAGAACCGGGCCGCTATCTGCTGCCTGTGGATAAAACCCGGATTCCATTGGGACGGTTTGCATCCATTGTCAACATCACACCATCCTACCTAAACATCCGCCTGGAAAAAAAGGTAACCCGGGTCTTCAAGGTGACGGTGCCGGCCATCGGGAAACCGGCCAAGGGATATATGGCGCTGTCCCCCGTGTGTGAACCTGCCACCGTGGCGCTGACCGGCGCACAATCGCTGATCAACCGGATTGAACATCTCTCCACCAAGCCCGTGGACCTGACCAATGCCGATGAAAATTTTAAAAAGGAGGTCCCCCTGGACCTTGGGCAGTCAGAACACTTCACGGCAGCCCGGTCTTTATTTGTGGTGTCCGTGCGGATTCAGCCGCTCACCGGGACCCGGACCATTGAACGGATTCCCATCGAGATTCAAAACCGCCCCGGTGAAAAAGTCATCATTGAACCGTCAACCATCGCCGTTGAACTTAAAGGCCCCCAGAAAAAGTTGAACAACACGACCCTGATAAGCAAAATTTATGCGTTCATGGATCTTGATGGGCTTACACCCGGCGTTTATGCCCGGCACGCCTATATTGATATCCCCGTGGAGCTGGTCATGACCAATGCATCCCCCCGGGTATTTACCGTTAAAATTGAATAG
- the folP gene encoding dihydropteroate synthase, with amino-acid sequence MSATTYTLEFGRFKLDLGPRACIMGILNTTPDSFSDGGKYTSLDKALTRAREMVAAGAHILDIGGESSRPFAEPVGEQEELDRTIPVIEAIADRIDIPVSIDTVKARVAKEALAAGAAIINDISAFEKDPAMVDLAIETGAPAVLMHMKGTPETMQVNPSYEDLMGEIINYLQDRIDFVVEKGMNPQNIILDPGIGFGKTVAHNLVLIKELHQLTALGYPVLMGPSRKSFIQNVLGNVSGQKAGPRDAGTEYGTLAACAASLMNGAHIIRVHDVEAVCAFSHIIDAIRNV; translated from the coding sequence TTGAGCGCTACAACCTATACACTTGAATTTGGCCGCTTCAAATTGGATCTGGGGCCAAGGGCATGTATCATGGGAATCTTAAACACCACGCCGGACTCCTTTTCAGACGGGGGAAAATACACCAGTCTGGATAAAGCCCTGACCCGGGCACGGGAGATGGTGGCGGCGGGTGCGCACATCCTGGACATCGGCGGAGAATCCTCCAGGCCCTTTGCCGAACCGGTAGGTGAGCAGGAGGAACTTGACCGGACCATTCCTGTGATTGAGGCCATTGCCGACCGGATCGACATTCCCGTATCCATTGATACGGTCAAAGCCAGGGTGGCCAAAGAAGCCCTTGCCGCAGGTGCAGCCATCATCAATGACATCTCTGCCTTTGAGAAAGACCCGGCCATGGTGGACTTGGCTATAGAGACAGGTGCCCCTGCCGTTCTGATGCACATGAAAGGCACACCGGAAACCATGCAGGTAAACCCAAGCTATGAGGATCTCATGGGCGAAATTATCAACTATCTGCAGGACCGAATTGATTTTGTCGTTGAAAAGGGCATGAATCCCCAAAATATTATCCTGGATCCGGGCATAGGGTTCGGCAAAACCGTTGCCCACAACCTTGTGCTGATCAAGGAACTTCACCAGCTCACCGCGTTAGGATATCCCGTGCTCATGGGCCCGTCCAGAAAATCTTTTATCCAGAATGTACTGGGCAATGTTTCGGGCCAAAAGGCCGGGCCCAGGGATGCCGGAACGGAATATGGGACCCTGGCGGCCTGCGCAGCGTCCTTGATGAACGGCGCACACATTATCCGGGTCCATGATGTTGAAGCCGTGTGCGCATTCTCACACATCATCGACGCCATCAGGAATGTGTAA
- the ftsH gene encoding ATP-dependent zinc metalloprotease FtsH, which yields MNQFYKNIALWLVIALMMLMLYNIFNQQQGGQSDIGYSEFISLVEDGRIQNVVIQGRDLIITDTSGARFNSYAPNDAQLIDILRKNGVAIKAKPPAESSWFMSIVVSWLPMIVLIGVWIFFMRQMQGGGGGGKALSFGKSRARLMDDKGEKVTFANVEGIDEAKEELTEVVDFLKNPNKYTRLGGRIPKGVLLVGNPGTGKTLLSRAVAGEAGVPFFTISGSDFVEMFVGVGASRVRDLFAQGKKNAPCIIFIDEIDAVGRQRGAGLGGGHDEREQTLNQLLVEMDGFESNEGVILMAATNRADVLDPALLRPGRFDRQVVVDMPDIKGREGILRVHMKKSPLANDVDPVILAKGTPGFSGADLENLCNEAALLAAKRNREKLTMRDFEDAKDKVYMGLERKSKVIKEDEKKTTAYHEGGHALVARFLPNTDSVNKITIIPRGRAAGVTWFLPEEGDFKYKDQLESELAIAFGGRVAEEIIFKRISTGASNDIKQATKLANRMIRSFGMSDNLAPVSYEEHDDNIFIGREMTQAKGYSEATAQKIDAEVAAVINRAYATAKIILEENIDILHALTDLLLEEETVMGPELDDLIASLRPEFDFFGRRNIRTAPEPPKAEEAPVNDAPKDGLDEDNDNETEPKDPDPDTADEVKDNQEDK from the coding sequence TTGAATCAATTCTATAAGAATATTGCCCTTTGGCTGGTAATTGCCCTGATGATGCTCATGCTTTACAACATATTCAACCAGCAGCAGGGCGGTCAGTCCGACATCGGCTATTCAGAATTTATCTCCCTTGTGGAAGACGGCCGTATTCAAAATGTAGTTATCCAGGGACGGGATCTGATCATTACCGATACCAGCGGTGCCAGGTTTAACAGCTATGCCCCGAATGATGCCCAGCTCATTGATATCCTGCGCAAAAACGGGGTCGCCATCAAGGCCAAACCACCGGCGGAATCGTCCTGGTTCATGTCCATTGTCGTCTCCTGGCTGCCCATGATTGTGCTCATCGGGGTGTGGATCTTTTTCATGCGCCAGATGCAGGGCGGCGGCGGCGGGGGGAAAGCCCTCTCTTTCGGCAAAAGCCGGGCCAGGCTCATGGATGACAAGGGGGAAAAGGTCACCTTTGCCAATGTCGAAGGCATTGATGAGGCTAAAGAGGAGTTGACCGAAGTCGTGGACTTTTTGAAAAACCCCAATAAATATACCAGACTGGGTGGCCGTATCCCCAAAGGCGTGCTTCTGGTGGGCAATCCCGGTACCGGCAAGACCCTGCTTTCCCGGGCCGTGGCCGGCGAGGCCGGGGTTCCGTTTTTCACCATTTCCGGATCCGATTTTGTTGAAATGTTTGTGGGTGTGGGCGCATCCCGGGTCAGGGATCTGTTTGCCCAGGGCAAAAAAAATGCCCCGTGTATCATCTTCATTGACGAAATTGACGCGGTGGGCCGCCAGAGAGGGGCTGGCCTTGGCGGCGGGCACGATGAACGTGAACAGACCTTGAACCAGCTCCTGGTGGAGATGGACGGGTTTGAATCCAATGAAGGGGTTATTCTCATGGCCGCCACCAACCGGGCCGATGTTCTGGACCCTGCACTGCTGCGTCCGGGCCGTTTTGACCGGCAGGTGGTGGTGGATATGCCCGACATCAAGGGCCGTGAAGGCATTTTGCGGGTGCACATGAAAAAAAGCCCCCTGGCCAATGATGTTGATCCGGTTATCCTGGCCAAAGGCACCCCCGGTTTTTCGGGCGCAGACCTTGAAAACCTGTGCAACGAGGCAGCCCTTCTGGCAGCCAAGCGAAACCGTGAAAAATTGACCATGCGCGATTTTGAAGATGCCAAGGACAAGGTGTACATGGGGCTTGAAAGAAAATCCAAGGTTATCAAAGAAGATGAAAAAAAGACCACGGCATACCACGAAGGCGGCCATGCCCTGGTGGCCCGGTTCCTGCCCAATACCGATTCCGTAAATAAAATCACCATTATTCCCAGGGGAAGGGCTGCCGGTGTGACCTGGTTTCTGCCCGAAGAAGGGGATTTCAAATACAAAGACCAGCTGGAAAGCGAACTGGCCATTGCCTTTGGCGGTCGTGTGGCCGAAGAGATCATATTCAAACGGATCTCCACCGGCGCGTCCAATGACATCAAGCAGGCCACCAAGCTTGCCAACCGCATGATCCGAAGTTTCGGCATGAGTGATAACCTGGCTCCGGTCTCCTATGAAGAGCATGATGACAATATCTTCATCGGCCGGGAAATGACCCAGGCCAAAGGCTATTCCGAAGCAACGGCCCAGAAAATAGATGCCGAGGTGGCCGCAGTGATTAACCGTGCATACGCCACAGCCAAAATCATTCTAGAGGAGAATATCGACATTCTCCATGCCCTGACGGACCTGCTGTTAGAAGAAGAAACGGTTATGGGGCCTGAACTTGATGACTTGATTGCAAGCCTGCGACCGGAGTTTGATTTCTTTGGACGACGTAACATTCGGACAGCCCCGGAGCCCCCCAAAGCGGAAGAAGCCCCGGTGAATGACGCCCCCAAAGATGGGCTGGATGAAGATAATGACAACGAGACGGAGCCCAAAGACCCTGATCCTGACACGGCGGATGAGGTTAAGGACAACCAAGAAGATAAATAG
- the tilS gene encoding tRNA lysidine(34) synthetase TilS: MTAQVSFAQKFADQVLDTIQEHGMLAPGERVLIGVSGGPDSIALAQVLTHLKKELGIRIGLAHLNHMLRGSDALADEAFVREFAGKHSLDLVVEKKNIAELAKKQRLCVEEAGRNARYDFFTRLASEKGFHRVALGHHRDDNVEQVLMNLVRGTGPRGLRGIPPVRQEIFIRPLIRISRADILAFLDAINQTYRVDGSNEDTSYLRNRIRHCLIPFLETQFNPDIRTGIARMSGIIEQEDNFLDRMAQIALDNATTGREKEQIELSIPEINRLDRALGARVIRAALLSVKQDLRRISNTHIRDVLNFSNKQGESGKSLDLPGRIRVYRQRNILRIKKEETSLRTLGKHLKTRRYQNVTPHENPGR; the protein is encoded by the coding sequence ATGACGGCCCAAGTATCTTTTGCCCAAAAATTTGCAGACCAAGTGCTTGACACCATCCAGGAGCACGGCATGCTTGCGCCCGGGGAGCGAGTGCTGATAGGCGTTTCCGGCGGCCCAGACTCCATAGCACTGGCACAGGTTTTAACCCATTTAAAAAAAGAACTGGGTATCCGCATTGGCCTGGCACATCTGAACCATATGCTCCGGGGCAGTGACGCCCTGGCCGATGAAGCCTTTGTCCGTGAATTTGCCGGGAAACACAGCCTTGATCTTGTCGTTGAAAAAAAAAATATAGCCGAACTTGCGAAAAAACAGCGGCTCTGCGTCGAAGAGGCCGGCAGAAATGCCCGATATGATTTTTTTACCCGGCTGGCCTCGGAGAAAGGCTTTCACCGTGTTGCGTTAGGTCATCACCGGGATGACAATGTCGAGCAGGTTTTGATGAATCTTGTCCGGGGAACAGGTCCCCGGGGCCTTCGGGGAATTCCGCCGGTCAGGCAGGAAATATTTATACGCCCGCTGATCCGGATCTCCAGAGCCGACATCCTGGCATTTCTTGATGCAATTAATCAGACCTACAGGGTTGATGGGTCCAATGAGGACACGTCCTACCTTCGCAACCGAATCCGGCATTGCCTGATTCCGTTTCTTGAAACACAGTTCAATCCGGACATTAGAACCGGGATTGCCCGAATGTCAGGCATCATCGAACAGGAAGACAACTTTTTGGACCGGATGGCCCAAATCGCCCTGGACAACGCAACAACCGGAAGAGAAAAAGAGCAGATTGAGTTATCCATACCCGAAATCAACAGGCTTGACCGGGCCTTGGGCGCCCGGGTCATCCGGGCGGCACTGTTGTCGGTGAAACAGGATTTAAGACGAATTTCCAACACCCATATCCGGGATGTCCTTAATTTTTCAAACAAACAAGGAGAATCGGGAAAGAGCCTGGATCTTCCCGGCCGGATCCGGGTATACAGACAAAGAAATATTCTGCGTATTAAAAAGGAGGAGACATCATTGCGAACCCTTGGTAAACACCTTAAAACCCGCAGGTATCAAAACGTTACCCCCCACGAAAACCCCGGGAGATAA